Proteins encoded in a region of the Marmota flaviventris isolate mMarFla1 chromosome 3, mMarFla1.hap1, whole genome shotgun sequence genome:
- the Prdm4 gene encoding PR domain zinc finger protein 4, whose amino-acid sequence MHHRMNEMNLSPVGMEQLTSSSVSNALPVSGSHLGLAASPTHSAIPAPGLPVAIPNLGPSLSSLPSALSLMLPMGIGDRGVMCGLPERNYTLPPPPYPHLESSYFRTILPGILSYLADRPPPQYIHPNSINVDGNTPLSIANNPSALDPYQSNGNVGLEPGIVSIDSRSVNTHGAQSLHPSDGHEVALDSTITMENVSRVTSPISTDGMAEELTMDGVAGEHSQIPNGSRSHEPLSVDSVSNNLAADTVGHGGVIPIHGNGLELPVVMETDHIASRVNGMSDSALSDSIHTVAMSTNSVSVALSTSHNLASLESVSLHEVGLSLEPVAVSSITQEVAMGTGHVDVSSDSLSFVPPTLQMEDSNSNKENMATLFTIWCTLCDRAYPSDCPDHGPVTFVPDTPIESRARLSLPKQLVLRQSIVGAEVGVWTGETIPVRTCFGPLIGQQSHSMEVAEWTDKAVNHIWKIYHNGVLEFCIITTDENECNWMMFVRKARNREEQNLVAYPHDGKIYFCTSQDIPPEHELLFYYSRDYAQQIGVPEHPDVHLCNCGKECNSYSEFKAHLTSHIHNHLPSQGHSSNHGQGHSKERKWKCSMCPQAFISPSKLHVHFMGHMGMKPHKCDFCSKAFSDPSNLRTHLKIHTGQKNYRCTLCDKSFTQKAHLESHMVIHTGEKNLKCDYCDKLFMRRQDLKQHVLIHTQERQIKCPKCDKLFLRTNHLKKHLNSHEGKRDYVCEKCTKAYLTKYHLTRHLKTCKGPTSSSSAQEEEEEEDSEEEDLADSVATEDCRINSAMFSADESLTSHK is encoded by the exons gtctGCCAGTGGCAATTCCAAACTTGGGTCCCTCCCTGAGCTCTCTGCCTTCTGCTTTGTCTTTGATGCTCCCAATGGGTATTGGGGATCGAGGGGTGATGTGTGGGTTACCTGAAAGAAACTATACCCTACCTCCACCACCTTACCCCCACCTGGAGAGCAGTTACTTCAGAACCATTTTACCTG gcattttatcttatttagcTGACAGACCACCTCCTCAGTACATCCATCCCAACTCTATAAACGTTGATGGTAATACACCATTATCCATCGCCAATAACCCATCAGCACTTGATCCCTATCAGTCCAATGGAAATGTTGGATTAGAACCAGGCATTGTTTCAATAGACTCTCGTTCTGTGAACACACATGGCGCCCAAAGCCTTCATCCTAGTGATGGCCATGAGGTGGCTCTGGACTCAACAATCACCATGGAGAACGTTTCTAGAGTTACCAGCCCAATCTCTACTGACGGAATGGCAGAGGAGCTTACAATGGATGGTGTTGCAGGCGAGCATTCCCAAATCCCAAATGGCTCCAGAAGTCATGAACCTCTCTCTGTGGATTCTGTGAGCAACAACCTTGCAGCAGACACAGTAGGACATGGTGGTGTGATACCCATTCATGGGAATGGCCTGGAGCTCCCTGTGGTCATGGAAACAGACCACATTGCAAGTCGAGTCAACGGGATGTCTGATAGTGCTCTCAGTGATTCCATCCACACTGTGGCCATGAGCACCAACTCTGTAAGCGTGGCACTCTCTACCTCACACAACCTCGCCTCCCTAGAATCTGTTTCCCTCCATGAAGTTGGCCTCAGCCTAGAACCTGTGGCTGTCTCCTCTATCACCCAGGAGGTTGCCATGGGTACAGGTCATGTAGATGTATCTTCAGACAGTCTTTCTTTTGTACCACCGACACTGCAAATGGAAGACTCCAATTCAAACAAGGAAAACATGGCAACTTTGTTTACAATTT GGTGCACTCTTTGTGACCGAGCCTATCCTTCAGATTGCCCTGATCATGGACCAGTGACTTTTGTTCCTGATACTCCAATAGAGAGCAGAGCAAGACTTTCTCTCCCAAAGCAGCTTGTTCTTCGACAGTCAATTGTGGGAGCAGAAGTTG GTGTATGGACTGGAGAAACCATTCCTGTGCGCACCTGCTTTGGGCCCCTTATTGGTCAGCAGAGTCACTCCATGGAAGTCGCAGAGTGGACAGACAAGGCTGTTAACCATATTTGGAAG ATATACCACAATGGTGTCCTAGAATTCTGCATCATTACAACTGACGAAAATGAATGTAATTGGATGATGTTTGTGCGCAAAGCCAG GAATCGGGAAGAGCAAAATTTGGTGGCTTATCCCCATGATGGAAAAATTTATTTCTGCACCTCACAAGACATCCCTCCTGAACATGAACTGCTTTTCTATTATAGTCGGGATTATGCTCAGCAGATTG GTGTTCCTGAACATCCAGATGTGCACCTCTGTAACTGTGGCAAGGAATGCAATTCCTACTCAGAGTTCAAAGCTCATCTGACCAGTCACATCCATAACCATCTCCCTAGCCAGGGTCACAGCAGCAATCATGGTCAAGGccacagcaaagaaagaaaatggaagtgcTCAATGTGCCCCCAAGCTTTTATCTCTCCTTCCAAACTGCACGTCCACTTTATGGGTCATATGGGTATGAAGCCCCACAAGTGTGACTTCTGTAGCAAGGCTTTCAGTGATCCAAGCAATCTGCGGACCCACCTCAAGATACATACTG GTCAGAAGAACTATAGATGTACTTTGTGTGACAAGTCTTTCACCCAGAAAGCTCACCTGGAATCACACATGGTCATCCACACGGGTGAGAAGAATCTCAAGTGTGATTACTGTGATAAGCTGTTTATGCGCAGGCAGGACCTCAAGCAGCATGTGCTCATCCACACACA AGAACGCCAGATCAAGTGTCCCAAGTGTGATAAGCTGTTTCTGAGAACAAATCACTTGAAGAAGCATCTCAATTCTCATGAAGGAAAGCGAGATTATGTCTGTGAAAAATGTACAAAGGCATATCTAACCAAATATCATCTTACCCGCCATCTGAAGACCTGTAAAGGACCCACCTCCAGTTCCTCAGcacaagaggaggaggaggaggaggactccGAGGAGGAAGATCTAGCAGACTCTGTGGCAACAGAAGACTGTAGGATTAACAGTGCTATGTTTTCAGCAGACGAGTCTCTTACTTctcataaataa